In Risungbinella massiliensis, a single window of DNA contains:
- the gcvPA gene encoding aminomethyl-transferring glycine dehydrogenase subunit GcvPA, with amino-acid sequence MKFRYLPTTEQDRQEMLQTIGVDSVEELFSEIPKEVRFQGRYQIPEALAEPKLVRHMQKLSKQNASFDEYVSFLGAGVYEHYIPSVVNHVISRSEFYTAYTPYQPEISQGELQAIFEFQTMICELTGMEVANSSMYDGPTALAEAANLAVGHTRKKKVVVSKAVHPEAREILRTNAHGLGYEVVEVPVTDGVTDLAKLDEVADLDTAAVIVQSPNFFGNIEPLDKVEPIAHKGKGLFVVSANPLACGLLKPPGEYKADIVIGDAQPFGINASFGGPHCGYFATTKALMRKIPGRIVGQTVDENGLRGFVLTLQAREQHIRRDKATSNICSNQALNALAASVHLSALGKEGIQEVAKQNIQKAHYAKRRLAQVKGVKIVGDQPFFNEFVIQLDKPVAEVNKYLYQEGILGGYDLSRDYPERVGQMLIAVTEIRTKEEIDQLAACLEGLA; translated from the coding sequence ATGAAATTTCGCTATTTACCAACTACCGAGCAAGACCGCCAAGAGATGCTACAAACGATTGGAGTAGATTCTGTAGAGGAACTTTTCTCCGAAATCCCAAAAGAGGTACGTTTTCAAGGGAGATACCAAATTCCAGAAGCACTTGCTGAGCCAAAACTGGTGCGTCATATGCAAAAATTGTCCAAACAAAATGCCTCTTTTGATGAATATGTCTCCTTCTTAGGAGCTGGTGTCTACGAGCACTATATCCCAAGTGTTGTCAACCATGTTATCTCTCGCTCAGAGTTCTATACTGCCTATACTCCTTACCAACCAGAGATTAGCCAAGGAGAATTGCAAGCGATCTTTGAATTCCAAACGATGATCTGTGAGCTGACCGGAATGGAAGTAGCCAACTCTTCCATGTATGATGGTCCAACAGCTCTAGCTGAAGCAGCGAACCTAGCAGTTGGTCATACTCGAAAGAAAAAAGTAGTTGTCTCTAAAGCAGTTCACCCTGAAGCGAGAGAGATTTTGCGTACGAACGCTCATGGGCTTGGCTATGAAGTGGTCGAAGTGCCAGTTACAGATGGCGTGACCGATCTAGCAAAATTGGATGAAGTAGCAGACTTGGATACCGCAGCCGTGATTGTCCAATCTCCTAACTTTTTTGGGAACATCGAACCGTTAGATAAAGTGGAGCCAATTGCTCATAAAGGAAAAGGGCTATTCGTAGTAAGTGCCAATCCACTTGCTTGTGGTTTGTTGAAACCACCAGGTGAGTACAAGGCAGATATCGTTATTGGAGATGCACAACCATTTGGGATCAATGCTTCGTTTGGTGGACCTCACTGTGGTTATTTTGCGACAACAAAAGCTCTTATGCGGAAAATTCCAGGACGGATTGTCGGTCAGACAGTAGATGAGAATGGACTCCGTGGATTCGTTCTCACCTTACAAGCACGGGAACAACATATTCGTCGGGATAAAGCGACATCGAATATCTGTTCCAACCAAGCACTAAATGCCCTAGCTGCTTCCGTACATTTGTCCGCTCTTGGCAAAGAGGGGATCCAAGAGGTGGCAAAACAAAATATCCAAAAAGCTCACTATGCCAAAAGACGTCTGGCTCAAGTAAAAGGAGTCAAGATCGTCGGAGATCAGCCGTTTTTCAATGAGTTTGTGATCCAATTAGACAAACCTGTGGCAGAAGTGAATAAATACCTCTATCAAGAAGGAATCTTGGGTGGATATGATTTAAGCCGAGATTATCCTGAACGAGTGGGTCAGATGTTGATAGCTGTAACGGAAATCCGCACCAAAGAAGAGATCGATCAACTTGCAGCGTGTCTGGAGGGATTAGCATGA
- the gcvT gene encoding glycine cleavage system aminomethyltransferase GcvT: protein MTQLKQTPFFDIYREQGKLIPFGGWELPVQFSSIKEEHVAVRTKAGLFDVSHMGEAIVKGPGALAFLQKVLTNDVSKLAIDRAQYTILCYPNGGVVDDLLVYRTGEEEYLLVLNASNTEKDVAWLREHQSDDVEIEDVSEDYVQLALQGPLAQQILQKLTTTDLAEIRFFQFRQNVDVAGIPMLVSRSGYTGEDGFELYFAPIHAGKAWETILEAGKEEGLLPCGLGARDTLRFEARLPLYGQELSPEITPIEAGVGFAVNATKGEFIGSDVVLPQKADGAPRKLVGIEMIDRGIPRTHYPVYVGDEKAGEVTTGTQSPTLKKNVGLVLIDRAYSELGQEVEVEIRNKRVKAKVVATPFYKRS from the coding sequence TTGACACAACTCAAGCAAACTCCATTTTTTGATATCTACCGAGAACAAGGAAAATTAATTCCATTCGGGGGGTGGGAGTTACCCGTCCAATTTTCAAGCATTAAAGAAGAACACGTTGCGGTACGTACCAAAGCAGGTCTGTTTGACGTCTCCCATATGGGGGAAGCGATCGTCAAAGGACCAGGGGCTCTGGCATTTTTGCAAAAAGTGCTCACCAATGATGTAAGCAAACTAGCTATTGATCGGGCTCAATATACTATTCTCTGCTACCCAAATGGAGGGGTGGTAGATGATCTACTTGTATATCGTACTGGTGAAGAAGAGTATCTGCTTGTCCTAAATGCATCGAACACAGAGAAAGATGTTGCGTGGTTAAGAGAACATCAATCAGATGATGTGGAGATCGAGGATGTCTCAGAAGACTATGTACAACTCGCACTCCAAGGACCACTAGCTCAACAAATTTTGCAAAAATTGACTACGACTGATCTAGCGGAGATTCGCTTTTTCCAGTTTCGTCAAAACGTAGACGTAGCAGGGATTCCGATGCTCGTATCTCGTTCTGGATATACAGGTGAAGATGGTTTTGAATTGTACTTTGCACCAATACATGCTGGCAAAGCATGGGAAACGATTCTAGAAGCTGGCAAGGAAGAAGGATTATTACCATGCGGACTAGGAGCACGAGATACTCTTCGTTTTGAGGCACGCTTACCTCTGTATGGTCAAGAGTTGTCTCCTGAGATCACCCCGATTGAGGCAGGTGTAGGTTTTGCGGTAAATGCTACCAAGGGAGAATTTATTGGATCTGATGTGGTATTGCCACAAAAAGCAGATGGTGCACCTCGTAAGTTGGTAGGGATTGAGATGATCGACAGAGGTATTCCACGTACCCACTATCCAGTTTATGTAGGGGATGAAAAAGCAGGGGAAGTAACGACCGGAACCCAGTCTCCTACATTAAAGAAAAATGTCGGTCTAGTCTTAATCGACCGAGCTTATAGTGAGTTAGGCCAAGAAGTAGAAGTGGAAATTCGTAATAAACGAGTAAAAGCAAAAGTAGTCGCAACACCATTTTACAAGCGCTCCTAG
- a CDS encoding DEAD/DEAH box helicase, giving the protein MQSLPVRFDRTWYQDFQTCLEQDQGWSDWNRFQLALDAAKAELIPSFDTIFSLQQIYGFDPLPHQIDVVKRVLHEMHGRAILADEVGLGKTIEAGLILKEYMLRGLVKKALILVPSSLVLQWTRELNAKFQISAVAQKKEWMWDKYDVIVASMDTAKRDPHREFVLKQHYDLLIVDEAHKLKNRRTKNWQFINEMQKKYCLLLTATPVQNELEELYNLVTLLKPGQLGQETQFNKDFVKSKRKAKNEEQLREEIQRVLIRNRRRDSNLHLTERIVQTIPIELTDEERALYEGVTSFVRESYQTGQGDLKSMLSLLVLQKEVCSSRDAVFHTLFKIVKKAEEGKESLSPEVTHIIELLRRVTTSSKVVKAVELVEEIGDKVIIFTEYRATQDMLIRALAQRGIYAVPYRGGFNRNKKDWMMELFQKRAQVMVATEAGGEGINLQFCHHVINFDMPWNPMRVEQRIGRVHRLGQMHDVHIYNFATSGTIEEHIIWLLHEKIQLFHSVIGELETILENLEQEEAFEQSMLRLSLETQSDQEFKKSLDTLSERFYQSKQQILTKQEQQDVLLYGSNSN; this is encoded by the coding sequence ATGCAATCGTTACCGGTTCGATTTGATCGCACTTGGTACCAAGATTTTCAGACTTGTTTAGAGCAAGATCAAGGGTGGTCTGATTGGAATCGCTTTCAATTAGCTCTTGATGCAGCGAAAGCAGAGCTCATTCCCTCGTTTGATACCATCTTCAGTTTACAACAAATTTACGGTTTTGACCCACTTCCTCATCAAATTGATGTGGTAAAGCGTGTTTTGCATGAGATGCATGGTCGAGCAATTTTAGCAGATGAGGTAGGACTGGGGAAAACGATTGAAGCTGGTCTGATCTTAAAAGAGTATATGCTTCGTGGGCTTGTCAAAAAAGCGTTGATCTTGGTCCCCTCATCTCTCGTTCTCCAATGGACCAGAGAACTCAATGCCAAATTTCAGATCAGCGCAGTCGCACAGAAGAAAGAATGGATGTGGGATAAGTACGATGTTATCGTCGCTTCGATGGATACAGCCAAACGTGATCCCCATCGCGAGTTTGTCTTGAAGCAACACTATGATCTCTTAATTGTAGATGAAGCACATAAGCTCAAGAATCGCCGCACAAAAAATTGGCAATTCATTAATGAGATGCAAAAGAAGTATTGTCTACTGCTAACCGCCACACCAGTACAAAATGAGTTAGAAGAGCTTTATAACCTAGTAACCCTTTTAAAACCCGGACAGTTAGGACAGGAAACTCAGTTTAACAAAGACTTCGTTAAAAGCAAACGAAAAGCCAAAAACGAAGAGCAACTCCGTGAGGAAATCCAACGTGTCCTGATCCGAAATCGACGACGCGATAGCAATCTTCATCTGACAGAGAGAATTGTACAAACGATTCCAATCGAGCTCACAGATGAAGAGCGGGCTCTATACGAAGGAGTCACCTCTTTTGTACGAGAAAGCTATCAAACAGGGCAAGGTGATCTTAAAAGTATGCTCTCGCTCTTAGTTCTACAAAAAGAGGTATGTAGTAGTCGAGATGCCGTTTTCCATACTCTGTTCAAAATCGTAAAAAAAGCAGAGGAAGGGAAAGAGTCTCTCTCTCCAGAGGTAACCCATATCATTGAGTTACTTCGAAGGGTGACAACTTCCTCCAAAGTCGTCAAAGCAGTAGAGTTGGTAGAAGAAATTGGAGATAAGGTCATCATCTTTACAGAATATCGAGCAACTCAGGATATGTTGATCCGAGCCCTTGCACAACGAGGAATCTATGCAGTCCCATACCGTGGTGGATTTAACCGCAATAAGAAAGATTGGATGATGGAGCTTTTCCAAAAACGAGCACAGGTGATGGTCGCTACAGAGGCAGGAGGAGAAGGGATTAACCTTCAGTTCTGCCATCACGTCATCAATTTCGATATGCCCTGGAACCCTATGCGGGTGGAGCAACGAATCGGGCGGGTTCATCGATTAGGTCAGATGCATGACGTTCATATCTACAATTTTGCTACATCTGGTACCATCGAGGAACATATCATTTGGCTATTACACGAGAAAATTCAACTATTCCATTCCGTAATCGGAGAACTAGAGACCATCTTAGAAAATCTGGAGCAAGAAGAAGCTTTCGAACAAAGTATGTTACGGCTCAGTCTGGAGACACAAAGCGATCAAGAATTTAAAAAAAGCCTTGACACATTAAGCGAAAGGTTCTACCAATCTAAGCAACAAATATTGACCAAACAAGAGCAACAGGATGTGCTTCTTTATGGATCAAACTCAAATTAG
- a CDS encoding YqhG family protein, whose protein sequence is MDQTQIREFTERFLEHHQCKVVETAPTHLVTQLSIDVDKDLLNRPFYWMYVEKMGTTPQPAQLCFIFDADNRPTELSGEYLFFGAPRFKMMLRSAQKHGRFVRLYQETHLRPRYGNSLPYVPWFAVNFKVSYISDQKKDTIHQLGINLQSGEIRENFTEELSSLQWTHKLPTGRHLLPEKMNGAEALSELEYYLDDLLKQEDHTWAEEAHKRYIDEMKQLEAYFPEKKELAEEQVKNKEARKREIIRQYHPRVEVEVINAGYFYRDLEVSKWMQQQGKR, encoded by the coding sequence ATGGATCAAACTCAAATTAGAGAATTTACCGAGCGTTTTTTGGAGCATCATCAATGCAAGGTGGTGGAGACAGCTCCTACCCATCTCGTAACCCAACTATCCATCGATGTAGATAAAGATTTACTCAATCGGCCATTCTACTGGATGTATGTTGAGAAAATGGGAACTACTCCCCAACCTGCACAGCTATGTTTTATTTTTGACGCAGACAATCGTCCAACAGAATTAAGCGGGGAATACCTCTTTTTTGGTGCTCCTCGCTTTAAAATGATGCTTCGTTCTGCTCAAAAACACGGTCGCTTCGTCCGTCTATATCAAGAAACTCATCTTCGCCCTAGATATGGGAATTCTCTTCCCTATGTCCCATGGTTCGCTGTCAATTTTAAGGTTTCATACATTAGTGATCAGAAAAAAGACACCATCCATCAACTGGGGATCAATTTACAATCTGGGGAAATTCGTGAAAACTTCACGGAGGAACTATCTTCACTTCAATGGACCCACAAACTCCCCACCGGTCGCCATCTTCTTCCAGAGAAAATGAATGGAGCGGAAGCACTTAGTGAGCTAGAATATTATTTAGATGACTTGCTCAAACAAGAAGATCACACATGGGCGGAAGAAGCACACAAAAGATATATCGACGAGATGAAACAACTTGAGGCCTATTTTCCTGAGAAAAAAGAGTTAGCGGAAGAACAAGTAAAAAATAAAGAAGCACGAAAACGAGAGATTATCCGACAATACCATCCTCGGGTCGAAGTGGAAGTAATCAATGCAGGTTATTTCTATCGGGATCTGGAGGTGTCAAAGTGGATGCAACAACAAGGAAAAAGGTAA
- a CDS encoding protein kinase domain-containing protein gives MQGKVLVGRYQLEQQIGKGGMAAVFRAMDQSLERAVAIKVMNPSFFTDYDLIDRFIREAKATAKLDHPNIMQVYDVGVEEDSHYMVMELLEGGTLKDWIQYYGTLPIRDSLEIIKQVLFGLAKAHQSGIIHRDLKPQNILRNQSGVWKLGDFGIAKVLTSTEGLTKTGNVMGTVRYFSPEQARGVQAVFSSDLYSIGILLYEMLTGRVPFDGEEAVAIAIQHLQSPLPDPRIYRTDIPDALTHILYRALEKQPEKRYQSAYEMIQEIEQVLQQYTGSSSPLLYQTSHTNIPNVLNPDPSLSQSRPSQSSLTPSPIAEMEIKKKRNIKKKLLNAALIVLSIVGLANLLLPTTAESDGVNFELTGFFSEKQNSPTRNVSWVTGYVNKAITDGDNRKSEIQTELRSNFEGIDKLVKEENYILSYLDNEHYYMKDQSRNIDGHHTIYRNNSSCYEVGASHQKWNPSDCFKMEGAYQDKLSERDLYLDILKQFQQANTAFASYNSVYSETEYQVAELTIKDLGKIWGTISLEDKSKFIGSSRPQNEFENGLYQIRLTFDEDGKVIRIQRMLKLQANDPSAESSNVSVYQDIKLSSPSDAYDYPK, from the coding sequence GTGCAAGGAAAAGTACTTGTAGGTCGCTACCAATTAGAACAACAAATAGGTAAGGGAGGAATGGCGGCAGTATTCCGGGCGATGGATCAGAGTCTGGAGCGTGCTGTTGCCATTAAAGTGATGAACCCTTCCTTTTTTACAGATTACGATCTTATTGACCGTTTTATTCGTGAAGCAAAAGCTACCGCTAAATTAGATCATCCTAATATTATGCAGGTTTACGATGTAGGAGTGGAAGAAGATTCGCACTACATGGTAATGGAACTTTTAGAAGGTGGAACACTTAAGGATTGGATTCAGTATTATGGGACTCTTCCCATTCGAGATTCCCTCGAAATTATAAAACAAGTGCTGTTTGGACTGGCAAAGGCACACCAGAGTGGAATTATTCACCGAGACCTCAAACCACAAAACATCTTGCGTAATCAATCAGGTGTATGGAAATTAGGGGATTTTGGGATTGCGAAAGTGTTAACATCTACAGAAGGCCTAACGAAAACTGGAAATGTTATGGGAACGGTTCGCTATTTTTCTCCTGAACAGGCACGAGGAGTGCAAGCTGTTTTCTCGTCTGATTTATATTCGATTGGGATTCTGTTATATGAAATGTTAACGGGGAGAGTCCCATTTGATGGTGAAGAGGCTGTTGCGATTGCAATCCAGCATCTACAATCTCCCTTGCCTGATCCACGTATATACCGAACAGATATACCAGACGCATTAACACATATTTTATATAGAGCGTTAGAGAAGCAGCCTGAAAAGCGTTACCAAAGTGCATATGAAATGATTCAAGAGATAGAACAGGTTTTGCAACAGTATACAGGTAGTAGCTCTCCGCTGTTATATCAAACTAGCCATACCAATATCCCGAATGTCTTAAATCCAGATCCATCTCTTTCTCAGAGTCGTCCGAGTCAGAGTTCTCTTACACCATCTCCTATTGCGGAAATGGAGATAAAAAAGAAGCGCAACATCAAAAAAAAGCTACTCAACGCAGCGTTGATTGTTCTGAGTATTGTGGGACTAGCTAATCTTCTATTGCCAACTACTGCCGAATCGGATGGGGTCAACTTTGAGTTAACCGGCTTTTTTTCGGAAAAACAGAATAGTCCGACTAGAAATGTTAGTTGGGTAACTGGGTATGTGAACAAAGCGATAACCGATGGGGATAATCGTAAATCAGAAATTCAAACGGAACTACGCTCCAATTTTGAAGGAATTGATAAGCTTGTAAAAGAAGAGAACTATATACTTAGTTATTTAGATAATGAGCACTATTATATGAAAGATCAATCTCGAAATATAGATGGGCATCATACAATCTATCGTAATAACTCTTCTTGTTATGAAGTGGGTGCATCACATCAGAAATGGAACCCAAGCGATTGTTTCAAAATGGAAGGAGCTTATCAAGATAAGCTTTCGGAACGTGATCTTTATTTAGATATTTTAAAGCAGTTCCAACAAGCAAATACTGCATTTGCTTCTTATAACAGTGTGTATTCCGAAACTGAGTATCAGGTAGCCGAACTGACAATCAAAGATTTGGGTAAAATTTGGGGAACGATCAGTTTAGAAGACAAATCTAAATTTATTGGAAGTAGCCGACCTCAAAATGAGTTTGAGAATGGCCTCTATCAAATCCGCCTTACATTTGATGAGGATGGTAAAGTAATTCGGATTCAACGAATGCTAAAACTACAAGCGAATGATCCTTCAGCAGAGAGTTCTAATGTATCAGTTTATCAGGATATTAAATTGAGTAGTCCAAGCGATGCGTATGATTATCCAAAATAA
- a CDS encoding protein kinase domain-containing protein yields the protein MQQQLMMGRYALQEVIGRGGMGTVYQALDTTLDRLVAIKFINQNDMPDHEFVDRFFREARATAKLQHPNIIQVFDMGQEGSDYYMVMELLEGSTLKDLIQAQAPLSVPEAIRITVEILRGLGEAHQVGVIHRDIKPQNILRSKQNHWKLADFGIAHMESASTKLTKTGMMMGTVHYFSPEQARGEAVSYGSDLYSVGIMLYEMLTGYLPFDADEGIAIAIKHLQAPVPDPRAIRPDLPEAICHVLFRALEKTLDRRYQSAEEMIQDLQAINGQPSIPAVTTVLSTQESLPPVDRTASRKFQTRMQNTLQTPVISSTEQVEPVLHDSNQTPGEWNHGSEPKKSKKGITFLVIVLALVGGFFWYQSDDSTPTNSTGEEFDLEGLTKPSGAVQAESSRDKLLKELYKAKTTKSEGNLTELVGSTEHSYDVRIRGTKDYEVLNTNTNTAFSRQENQCSKGDNNSNFQTIDCDDSNISEMERIVGMEKTLLDGMIEDKDSVTLYKSDDKGYILHYKISSTDLILDQLDEWEEKNWLKGDITYKNGIYEIQLTYNSNKKLTKIQRILKLENDSYGRPNVMVEQTMTISK from the coding sequence TTGCAACAACAACTGATGATGGGACGTTATGCGTTACAAGAAGTGATAGGACGAGGTGGTATGGGCACTGTTTACCAGGCCCTAGATACTACATTGGATCGGCTTGTTGCGATCAAATTTATCAATCAGAACGATATGCCAGATCATGAGTTTGTGGACCGTTTTTTCCGGGAAGCACGAGCTACCGCGAAACTGCAACATCCGAATATTATTCAAGTATTTGATATGGGGCAAGAAGGTTCGGATTATTACATGGTGATGGAGTTATTGGAAGGATCTACATTGAAAGATCTTATTCAAGCCCAAGCACCCTTATCAGTGCCAGAAGCGATTCGCATTACAGTAGAGATTTTACGTGGACTTGGAGAAGCGCATCAAGTAGGAGTAATTCATCGAGACATTAAACCACAAAATATTTTACGCAGTAAGCAAAATCATTGGAAATTAGCTGATTTTGGGATTGCACATATGGAATCAGCATCCACTAAGCTGACCAAGACTGGGATGATGATGGGGACTGTACACTACTTCTCTCCAGAACAAGCACGTGGAGAAGCAGTTTCGTATGGATCGGATCTCTATTCAGTCGGTATTATGCTATATGAAATGCTGACTGGTTACCTTCCTTTTGATGCAGATGAAGGGATTGCAATAGCAATTAAACATTTGCAAGCCCCGGTACCCGATCCAAGGGCGATTCGACCCGATTTACCGGAAGCTATTTGTCATGTCCTTTTTCGTGCATTGGAAAAAACATTGGATCGTCGCTATCAGTCAGCAGAAGAAATGATTCAAGATCTACAAGCTATTAATGGACAACCATCAATCCCTGCAGTTACTACGGTGTTGTCTACACAAGAATCATTGCCACCAGTTGATCGTACGGCTTCACGCAAATTTCAGACGCGAATGCAAAATACCCTGCAAACGCCTGTCATATCCTCTACAGAACAGGTAGAGCCAGTCCTGCATGATTCAAATCAAACACCAGGAGAATGGAATCATGGTTCAGAGCCAAAAAAGAGTAAGAAAGGGATCACGTTTCTAGTGATCGTGCTTGCACTTGTAGGGGGATTTTTCTGGTACCAGAGTGATGATTCGACTCCTACGAATTCTACTGGCGAAGAGTTTGATTTAGAAGGTTTAACAAAGCCATCCGGAGCGGTTCAAGCAGAATCAAGTAGAGATAAATTATTAAAGGAATTATATAAAGCGAAAACAACGAAATCAGAAGGAAATCTTACCGAATTAGTTGGTAGTACCGAACACAGTTATGATGTTAGGATAAGAGGTACGAAAGACTATGAAGTACTCAACACCAATACCAATACAGCTTTTTCAAGACAAGAGAATCAATGCTCCAAAGGGGATAACAACAGCAATTTTCAAACAATTGACTGTGATGATTCTAATATTTCAGAGATGGAACGAATTGTAGGCATGGAAAAGACACTGCTCGACGGTATGATTGAGGATAAAGATTCAGTTACACTCTATAAAAGCGATGATAAAGGATATATACTACATTATAAAATATCCTCTACAGATTTGATTCTGGATCAATTAGATGAGTGGGAAGAGAAGAATTGGTTAAAAGGTGATATTACATATAAGAATGGAATATATGAAATTCAACTAACCTATAACTCTAATAAAAAACTTACTAAAATCCAGCGAATCCTTAAATTAGAAAATGATTCATACGGTCGACCAAATGTTATGGTAGAACAAACTATGACCATTTCAAAATAA
- a CDS encoding amino acid ABC transporter ATP-binding protein: MLKIENLEKSFGKLHVLRGVDLYIHKGEVVAIIGPSGSGKSTFLRCLNLLEEPTGGEIETEDMKLLFGNTPVRETEKRVLRAKTAMVFQNFHLFPHQTTLQNVMEAMMIVQKKSKGEARKTALELLEKVGLAEKKDAYPSQLSGGQQQRVAIARALAVKPDLLLLDEPTSALDPELIGEVLRTIKELAQEQQTMLIVTHEMSFAKEVADRIVFMDEGRVIEEGPAKQVMENPQQSRTKQFLERFQSVHV, from the coding sequence ATGTTAAAAATAGAGAACTTAGAGAAATCATTTGGTAAGCTACATGTTCTACGTGGTGTGGATCTTTACATTCACAAAGGGGAAGTAGTTGCGATTATTGGGCCAAGTGGAAGTGGGAAATCGACGTTTCTCCGCTGCCTAAACTTACTAGAAGAGCCGACTGGTGGGGAGATCGAGACAGAAGATATGAAGCTGTTATTTGGTAATACGCCTGTTCGAGAGACCGAAAAACGTGTCCTCCGAGCCAAGACTGCAATGGTTTTTCAAAACTTTCATCTCTTTCCTCATCAGACCACTTTACAGAATGTGATGGAGGCAATGATGATCGTTCAAAAAAAATCAAAAGGAGAAGCCCGTAAAACAGCACTAGAACTGCTCGAAAAGGTAGGACTTGCCGAGAAAAAAGATGCTTATCCCTCGCAGTTATCAGGGGGACAACAACAGCGTGTGGCGATCGCTCGAGCTTTGGCGGTAAAGCCTGATTTGTTGTTGTTAGATGAGCCTACTTCCGCTTTAGACCCAGAGTTGATCGGGGAGGTACTAAGAACTATTAAGGAATTAGCTCAAGAACAACAGACGATGCTGATCGTTACGCATGAGATGTCGTTTGCCAAAGAGGTAGCTGATCGAATCGTTTTTATGGATGAAGGTAGGGTCATAGAGGAAGGGCCTGCAAAACAAGTGATGGAAAATCCACAACAGAGTCGAACAAAACAATTTTTAGAGCGATTCCAATCTGTGCACGTTTAA
- a CDS encoding amino acid ABC transporter permease yields the protein MDYLRSIRWENLIDLDLAWKSAPVILQGLGLTIWISLVAMVIGLILGMMTAAARMSQNVLFRGIAKTYISIIRGTPLLVQLFILYFGLPVIGITLTPVFAGILGLSLNVGGYSAETIRGALLAIPKGQWEAAISLNMNYVQTMRRIIIPQAIRVALPSLANTFLGLVKDTSLLSVITVPEMLYQAKIIGGREFDYMTVYLVVALYFWIVCTLLNLLQNRLEKRYSRYLT from the coding sequence ATGGATTATCTTCGATCCATTCGATGGGAGAACTTAATTGACTTGGATTTAGCTTGGAAATCGGCACCAGTCATTTTACAAGGTCTGGGGTTGACGATTTGGATTAGCTTGGTAGCTATGGTAATTGGGTTGATTCTAGGAATGATGACCGCTGCAGCCAGAATGTCGCAAAACGTTTTGTTTCGAGGGATCGCCAAGACCTATATCTCCATCATTCGTGGTACGCCTCTATTAGTGCAATTATTTATTCTTTATTTTGGCTTACCAGTCATTGGGATTACACTGACCCCTGTTTTTGCAGGTATCTTGGGACTTTCTCTTAATGTGGGAGGATATTCTGCAGAAACGATTCGTGGTGCGCTATTAGCAATTCCAAAAGGACAATGGGAAGCGGCGATATCGTTGAATATGAATTATGTTCAGACGATGAGGCGTATTATTATTCCTCAGGCAATAAGAGTTGCTTTGCCTTCACTGGCGAATACTTTTTTGGGATTGGTGAAGGATACGTCGTTATTGTCAGTCATAACTGTACCAGAGATGTTATATCAAGCGAAGATTATTGGAGGAAGAGAGTTTGACTATATGACCGTTTATTTGGTAGTAGCTCTCTATTTTTGGATTGTTTGTACCTTACTTAATCTCCTACAGAATCGATTGGAAAAGCGTTACAGTCGTTATCTTACGTAA
- a CDS encoding cyclase family protein yields the protein MKIYDISMTIHEGMQVYKNKESKKPKISVVQDFDTSPARESRIDLDVHTGTHVDSPLHMLPEGGTMEVLPLETLVGEARVLDLSHVEDGVTAADLEKFNVQAGEFLLLKTRNSTSDEFDFEFIFLKEDGAKYLAEKGVRGVGIDGLGIERSQAGHPTHKTLFHSDIVIIEGLRLQEVPEGTYFMVAAPIKLMETEAAPARVLLLDGVSVS from the coding sequence ATGAAAATTTATGATATCTCCATGACGATTCATGAAGGCATGCAAGTCTACAAAAACAAAGAGAGCAAAAAACCAAAGATTTCAGTAGTACAAGATTTTGACACATCTCCTGCACGAGAGTCTCGTATTGATCTAGATGTTCATACTGGTACCCATGTTGATTCTCCGCTCCATATGTTACCAGAAGGAGGAACAATGGAAGTTCTTCCTTTGGAGACATTGGTAGGGGAAGCACGCGTTTTGGATCTGTCTCATGTGGAAGATGGAGTAACCGCCGCTGATTTAGAGAAGTTCAACGTACAAGCTGGAGAGTTTTTGTTACTCAAAACTCGTAACTCTACATCGGATGAGTTTGATTTTGAATTCATCTTTTTAAAAGAAGATGGAGCCAAATATCTAGCGGAAAAAGGAGTTCGGGGTGTAGGAATCGATGGGTTAGGCATTGAACGTTCCCAAGCTGGGCATCCTACTCACAAAACTTTATTTCATTCGGACATAGTGATTATCGAAGGTTTACGCTTGCAAGAAGTACCTGAAGGCACCTACTTTATGGTGGCAGCTCCAATTAAATTAATGGAGACAGAAGCTGCTCCTGCACGTGTGTTACTTTTGGATGGAGTTTCAGTTTCGTAA